The genomic window TGTATCATCTGGTAAACCTGCAATAAAATAAGCAGTTTTGATATAATCGGATAGTTTAGTTTCAATCGTTTCTGGAAATAATTTTATACCACCACTATTGATTATATTATCCAATCTTCCTTTCCAAATAAAAGTAGTTTCGTTTATCAAATCGACAATATCATTAGTATAAATTTTTTCAGTTAAAAAGGGAACTTCTAATTGTAAACACTGCCGATTGTCTATGCTACAAAGCACACCTGGAAGAGCTTGATAAGCCAAGGATGGTTTTGACCCATTAATTTTTCTTAATGCTACATGACTTAGAGTTTCTGTCATACCATAACCATGATAAATTTCAGCAGATAAAGTTTGGCAAGCTTGTTCTAATTCAGCACTAACAGGACCACCACCTAATAAAATTGTTTTGATATTTGAGGTCTGTTTTGTGCCTTTTAATTGCATAGGTGTGAGCGGTACAAAATCTATTATAGTATTGGCTATAAAATGATTTAAAGGTTGGCTATTTGGTTCAATACATATTAAATTCAATTGACTATATAAAGCACGAACCAACATCATTTTACCAGCGATGTAATTCATTGGTAAGCACAATAAAGCAGTTTGATTTTCTTTGAAATTAAAAAAATGGGCTGTTGCTTTTGCACTTTGCAACATTTGTTGTTTGGAGACAGTAATTGTTTTGGGTAAGCTTGTAGAACCGCTAGTTTGAACTTCTATTGTTGTTTTTGGAGAAAACCATTCAACCATAAAATCGCCAATTTTATTAATATTTTCGATATTACTTTTCTTGCAAAATTCTATAATTTCTTCATCTACTAAGCGATGCCCATTTATTGTCAATTGCTTGTATTCTAAATGATTCATATTAGTGCAGATAAATCCCATTTTTGGTTTTTATGGTAATGTAATCCATTGGCATCAATACTATAAGGAGCTGGGAAATTATTCGTAAATAATTGTCCAGTTCCTAATCCTTGAGCGTAATCCGAGCATTTTAAAGCTGTGTATTGTGCGATGGCATTAAGCCCAATATTACTTTCTAAAGCGGAAGTGATAACCCAAGTACCACCATTGTTTTCAATTAATTTTTTCCATTCATCGGCAGCATAAAATCCGCCAATAAGTGCATGTTTTAAAATTAAAATTTGTGGTTGAATCGTGTCAATTAATGCCTTTCTTTTACTTGAATTTTGTATTCCGATAAGTTCTTCATCTAATGCAATTTTTATAGGTGAATTATTGCATAAAGCAGCCATATCTTGCCATTGCCCAGTATTGATAGGTTGTTCAATATAACTAATTCCAAAATCGGACAGTTGTTTTATTTTTTCTTTAGCTTCTTGGTAGATAAATGCACCATTTGCATCTAATCGAATTTCTACTTCATCAACCGAAAATTGTTTTCTGATGTATTGTAATAATTCTAGTTCTGTATCAAAATCGATAGCTCCAATTTTTAATTTGATAGATTTATAATTTGCATCTAATTTTAATTTTATTTGTTGCAACATACTTTCTTTGCTACCCATCCAAATCAATCCATTTGTTGGAATTGTGAAGCCATTTTCATTGATTGCTTCTGG from Chitinophagales bacterium includes these protein-coding regions:
- a CDS encoding AMP-binding protein; protein product: MNHLEYKQLTINGHRLVDEEIIEFCKKSNIENINKIGDFMVEWFSPKTTIEVQTSGSTSLPKTITVSKQQMLQSAKATAHFFNFKENQTALLCLPMNYIAGKMMLVRALYSQLNLICIEPNSQPLNHFIANTIIDFVPLTPMQLKGTKQTSNIKTILLGGGPVSAELEQACQTLSAEIYHGYGMTETLSHVALRKINGSKPSLAYQALPGVLCSIDNRQCLQLEVPFLTEKIYTNDIVDLINETTFIWKGRLDNIINSGGIKLFPETIETKLSDYIKTAYFIAGLPDDTLGEKLCLLIEDEKYTSEKLHHLEQYLEQYLEKYERPKTIFFLPKFIRTESEKVQRSKTIELLNSI
- a CDS encoding o-succinylbenzoate synthase → NYEAKLAEICSRLPDEMEAVLQELTEWPSIFFGIEMLLKDWGNGGNRIIFPEAINENGFTIPTNGLIWMGSKESMLQQIKLKLDANYKSIKLKIGAIDFDTELELLQYIRKQFSVDEVEIRLDANGAFIYQEAKEKIKQLSDFGISYIEQPINTGQWQDMAALCNNSPIKIALDEELIGIQNSSKRKALIDTIQPQILILKHALIGGFYAADEWKKLIENNGGTWVITSALESNIGLNAIAQYTALKCSDYAQGLGTGQLFTNNFPAPYSIDANGLHYHKNQKWDLSALI